One genomic region from Flagellimonas oceani encodes:
- the rnr gene encoding ribonuclease R, translated as MSKKKKRAGSQRKNEITKGIFTVLEKEPSKSFNYKQIASKLGIDDTQDRNLLIKRLGQLKAGERILEPERGKYQKKQSLHTYYTGRVDLTTSGNAYIIVDELEDDIFVQNNNLNRAFHGDTVEVFIKPRRKSKKMEGEISKVLERKKTSYVGIVDKQKSFAFVRPTDSRMYTDIFVPPEKLKKANDGDKVLVNLGDWPDDTDSPYGEIVEVLGRPGEHNTEIHSILAEYGLPHEFPYEVEQFAKTLDTSIKESEIAKRRDMRDVLTFTIDPKDAKDFDDALSFRKLENGNYEIGIHIADVSHYVQPDTILEDEAYDRATSVYLVDRVVPMLPEVLSNMACSLRPNEEKYTFSAVFEMDDNAKLVKQWFGRTAINSNERFAYEEAQHIIETEQNNIPKEISIREGAYSVSDDVVDAVLTFDRLAKIMRQARMDAGAISFDKIEVKFHLSEDNEPVGVFFKEAKDANKLIEEFMLLANRKVAEFIGKQKKTFVYRVHDKPDEDKLMALNGVISRFGHSINLKDSKTINQSLNKLLEDVKGKKEQNLVDTLAIRSMSKAIYTTENIGHYGLGFEYYTHFTSPIRRYPDVMVHRLLQHYLDKEKAPKADFYEEKCKHSSDMELLAANAERDSIKYMQIKFMEDHKDQEFLGVISGVTEWGIYVEIVENKCEGMVRIRDIKDDYYVFDERQYAIIGERTKRMYQLGDEVYVMVKNTDLVKRHLDFSLIGKKK; from the coding sequence ATGTCAAAGAAAAAGAAGAGAGCTGGTAGTCAGCGAAAGAATGAAATTACGAAGGGCATTTTCACCGTACTGGAAAAGGAACCATCTAAAAGCTTCAATTATAAGCAAATAGCATCAAAACTCGGAATAGACGATACACAGGACCGAAACCTTTTGATCAAACGTTTGGGACAGTTAAAGGCCGGTGAACGAATTTTGGAGCCCGAACGGGGCAAGTATCAAAAGAAGCAATCACTTCATACGTATTACACAGGTAGGGTTGATTTGACCACAAGTGGCAATGCCTACATTATTGTGGATGAACTGGAAGATGACATCTTTGTCCAGAACAATAATTTGAACCGTGCCTTCCATGGCGATACGGTCGAGGTTTTTATAAAACCGAGGCGCAAGAGCAAAAAAATGGAAGGTGAGATTTCCAAGGTACTCGAGCGCAAGAAAACATCTTATGTAGGTATTGTAGACAAGCAAAAAAGTTTTGCATTTGTACGCCCTACCGATTCCAGGATGTACACGGATATATTTGTCCCGCCCGAAAAATTGAAGAAAGCAAATGATGGCGACAAGGTATTGGTCAATCTGGGTGATTGGCCCGATGATACCGATTCTCCATACGGCGAAATTGTGGAAGTACTGGGACGCCCCGGGGAACACAACACCGAGATACATTCCATTTTGGCCGAATATGGCCTGCCGCACGAGTTTCCTTATGAGGTAGAACAGTTCGCCAAAACATTGGATACCAGTATAAAGGAATCCGAAATAGCCAAGCGAAGGGATATGCGGGACGTACTCACCTTCACCATCGACCCAAAGGATGCCAAGGATTTTGATGATGCACTTTCCTTTCGAAAGTTGGAAAATGGCAATTATGAGATCGGTATCCATATAGCCGATGTATCACACTACGTGCAGCCGGATACCATTTTGGAGGATGAAGCCTACGATAGGGCCACATCGGTATATTTGGTGGACAGGGTGGTTCCTATGTTGCCCGAGGTACTCTCCAATATGGCCTGTTCGCTTCGACCCAACGAGGAAAAATATACCTTTTCCGCAGTTTTTGAAATGGATGACAATGCCAAATTGGTAAAGCAATGGTTTGGTAGAACCGCCATTAATTCCAACGAACGTTTTGCCTACGAAGAGGCCCAGCATATTATTGAGACCGAGCAGAACAATATTCCAAAGGAAATATCCATAAGGGAAGGAGCGTATTCCGTTTCGGACGATGTTGTGGATGCCGTTCTCACTTTTGATAGATTGGCAAAGATAATGAGACAGGCCAGGATGGATGCCGGTGCCATTTCTTTTGATAAAATAGAGGTGAAGTTCCATCTCTCCGAAGACAATGAGCCCGTTGGGGTTTTCTTTAAAGAAGCAAAGGATGCCAACAAATTGATCGAGGAGTTTATGCTCTTGGCCAATAGAAAGGTGGCCGAATTTATCGGCAAACAGAAGAAAACGTTTGTGTATCGGGTGCACGACAAGCCCGATGAGGATAAATTAATGGCCCTGAACGGCGTTATTTCCAGATTCGGACACAGTATCAACCTAAAGGACAGTAAGACCATTAACCAGTCCCTGAACAAGTTATTGGAGGATGTAAAGGGCAAAAAAGAACAAAATTTAGTGGATACGTTGGCCATCCGCAGTATGAGCAAGGCCATTTATACCACGGAAAATATAGGCCACTACGGACTTGGCTTTGAATATTATACCCATTTTACCTCGCCCATACGCCGTTATCCGGACGTAATGGTCCACCGTTTGTTGCAACATTATCTGGATAAGGAAAAAGCCCCAAAAGCTGATTTTTACGAGGAAAAATGCAAACATTCTTCGGATATGGAACTATTGGCCGCCAATGCGGAGCGCGATTCCATCAAGTATATGCAGATCAAGTTTATGGAAGATCACAAGGACCAGGAATTCCTTGGTGTTATTTCCGGAGTTACCGAGTGGGGCATTTATGTGGAAATTGTGGAGAACAAATGTGAGGGCATGGTCCGTATCCGGGACATCAAAGATGATTATTATGTATTTGATGAACGCCAGTACGCCATAATCGGGGAACGTACCAAACGGATGTACCAGCTTGGGGACGAAGTTTATGTAATGGTGAAGAACACGGATTTGGTTAAACGCCATCTGGACTTTTCGTTGATCGGTAAAAAGAAATAA
- a CDS encoding head GIN domain-containing protein → MRIITIVILFLSLQYIEAQDATITQNLQKFTEVKGFDGISINLIRSNENKAVITGANTSNVAIVNNEGVLKIRMEIVKIFSGYRTYVDLYHSEELVIIDVNEDARISSDDTYVQKVLELKSQEGGELEINCEVDQLLIKAVSGGKVFAGGFSNNQDVIINTGGEYSGRNFKTKFTTISVNAGGNAEIYATDYVKANVKAGGEVLVYGDPKKMDEHTLFGGKIKRVN, encoded by the coding sequence ATGAGAATTATTACGATTGTTATTTTGTTCCTATCCCTTCAATATATTGAAGCCCAGGATGCTACCATAACCCAAAACCTACAAAAATTTACAGAAGTAAAGGGGTTTGATGGTATTTCCATCAATTTGATTAGATCCAACGAAAACAAGGCGGTCATCACCGGCGCCAATACCTCCAATGTGGCCATCGTAAACAACGAAGGTGTTTTAAAGATCCGAATGGAGATCGTTAAAATATTCAGTGGATATAGGACCTATGTAGATTTGTATCATTCCGAAGAATTGGTGATCATAGATGTTAACGAGGATGCCAGAATATCTTCCGACGATACCTATGTGCAAAAAGTTTTGGAACTTAAGTCACAGGAGGGCGGGGAACTCGAGATCAACTGCGAAGTGGACCAATTGCTGATAAAGGCAGTTTCGGGGGGTAAAGTTTTTGCCGGCGGCTTTTCCAATAATCAAGATGTGATCATTAACACCGGTGGTGAGTACAGTGGTAGAAACTTTAAAACAAAGTTTACCACCATAAGCGTAAATGCAGGCGGTAACGCAGAAATTTATGCAACCGACTATGTTAAGGCCAATGTTAAGGCCGGAGGGGAAGTGCTGGTATATGGAGATCCAAAAAAAATGGACGAGCATACCCTCTTTGGAGGAAAAATAAAAAGAGTGAATTAA
- a CDS encoding LysE family translocator, giving the protein MIDDIQAAIPLGFLLSFMIGPVFFVLLETSATKGFRAGVSLDIGVIFADIVFLLIAYFSSFQLLENLSNEPGLFVFGGMILLVYGIFLFVKKTKKKTNVKASKGTYLGLLVKGFLLNFINIGVLAFWLGLIIVVGPSLENDPNRMTVFFGTVLVVYFATDLIKIVLAKQLKKYLTQERIVLIKKGLGIVLIICGIVLISKGFLPSDRFDLQERIERIEHL; this is encoded by the coding sequence ATGATTGATGATATCCAAGCTGCCATCCCTTTGGGATTTTTGTTGAGCTTTATGATCGGACCTGTTTTCTTTGTTTTATTGGAAACCAGTGCCACAAAAGGTTTTAGGGCAGGTGTGAGCTTGGATATCGGAGTAATATTTGCCGATATTGTTTTTCTGCTCATCGCCTATTTCAGTAGTTTTCAGTTATTGGAAAATTTGAGCAACGAACCTGGATTATTTGTTTTTGGTGGAATGATTTTATTGGTATACGGGATTTTTCTTTTTGTGAAAAAAACGAAAAAAAAGACCAATGTAAAGGCCTCCAAGGGAACGTATTTGGGTTTATTGGTTAAAGGTTTTCTTCTCAATTTCATCAATATAGGAGTATTGGCTTTTTGGTTAGGGCTCATAATTGTAGTTGGGCCCAGTTTGGAGAACGATCCCAATAGAATGACGGTGTTTTTTGGTACCGTACTGGTGGTCTACTTTGCAACGGACCTAATAAAAATTGTATTGGCCAAACAATTAAAAAAATACCTGACCCAAGAACGTATTGTTTTGATAAAGAAAGGATTGGGAATAGTTTTGATCATTTGTGGCATAGTACTCATAAGCAAAGGTTTTTTGCCGAGCGATCGATTTGATCTTCAAGAACGAATAGAACGGATAGAGCACCTGTAA
- the folB gene encoding dihydroneopterin aldolase, translating to MGKIRLKNIRIHSNHGCLKEEMLIGSDYRVDLEISADLSQPAVSDQLSETVDYVHLNNIIKEEMKVRSNLLEHVAKRIIDRIFKEIEEVTEVEVEVSKINPPIGGDVESVSVKLKITR from the coding sequence TTGGGAAAGATCAGGTTAAAGAACATTAGAATACATTCCAACCACGGATGCCTAAAGGAAGAAATGCTCATTGGGAGCGATTACAGGGTAGATCTTGAAATTTCTGCGGATCTTTCCCAACCTGCAGTCTCCGATCAGTTAAGCGAAACTGTGGATTATGTACATCTTAACAACATCATAAAAGAAGAAATGAAAGTACGTTCCAATTTATTGGAACATGTGGCCAAACGTATTATTGATCGTATTTTCAAAGAAATAGAAGAAGTGACCGAAGTCGAAGTCGAAGTTTCCAAGATTAATCCGCCCATCGGTGGTGATGTGGAAAGTGTTTCGGTAAAATTGAAAATTACTCGATAA
- a CDS encoding type IX secretion system membrane protein PorP/SprF has translation MQKRIYVTILLFSLVFCAKGQELTVPQLSQYIADNPFLMSPTYAGIGDHIKVRLNGLTQWVGIEDAPDTQTLAADARIGNRSGVGMLLYNDSNGYTRQRGARVSFAHHLTLDRYDDIFLSFGISYNFNQFRIDVEQFRENNGQLPADDKATTNHNFDLGVLYRYDKFFFSANAGNVLNKDLSNFNTDIITIEPNKLRNYYVYSGYSFSKSKNSKLEIEPSVFFQWFESDGRSVTDLNAKFRFRDFEDYYYVGLTYRFLNDQLGEPLYIAPIAGLKKSNFYFGYSYQVITNEILGYSTGTHVVTVGMDLFQGISNCRCMY, from the coding sequence ATGCAAAAAAGAATATACGTAACAATCTTATTGTTTTCCTTGGTATTTTGTGCCAAGGGACAAGAGTTGACCGTACCCCAATTGTCCCAATATATCGCCGATAATCCATTTTTAATGTCGCCTACCTATGCAGGTATCGGTGATCATATAAAAGTTCGTTTAAACGGTCTTACGCAATGGGTAGGGATAGAAGATGCCCCCGATACCCAGACCTTGGCCGCCGATGCCAGAATTGGGAATAGATCCGGAGTTGGTATGCTTTTGTACAACGATAGTAATGGATATACACGGCAAAGAGGCGCAAGGGTATCTTTTGCGCACCATTTAACGTTGGATAGGTACGACGACATTTTTCTCTCTTTTGGTATCTCCTACAACTTTAACCAGTTTAGGATCGATGTGGAGCAATTCAGGGAAAATAACGGTCAATTGCCCGCGGACGATAAGGCGACCACCAACCACAATTTTGATTTGGGCGTGCTTTATCGCTACGACAAGTTCTTTTTTAGTGCCAATGCAGGCAACGTACTGAACAAGGATCTCTCCAATTTCAATACCGATATTATTACCATAGAGCCCAATAAGCTCAGAAACTATTATGTTTATTCCGGTTACAGCTTTTCCAAGAGCAAGAACAGTAAGTTGGAAATTGAACCATCCGTATTCTTTCAGTGGTTCGAGAGCGATGGCCGTTCCGTTACCGATTTGAACGCCAAGTTCCGTTTCCGCGATTTTGAGGATTATTACTATGTGGGCCTCACCTACCGTTTTTTGAACGATCAATTAGGGGAACCCTTGTACATTGCCCCCATAGCCGGACTTAAGAAAAGTAATTTCTATTTTGGTTATTCCTATCAAGTGATCACCAATGAGATTTTGGGATATAGTACAGGTACACACGTTGTTACCGTGGGAATGGACCTTTTCCAAGGAATAAGTAACTGTAGATGTATGTATTGA